From a region of the Pseudoxanthobacter soli DSM 19599 genome:
- a CDS encoding LacI family DNA-binding transcriptional regulator, translated as MAPRRPTMQDVAREAGVSTATVSRVFAGLKGSTSRETEERVRTVASRLGYVVNAVAASLRVQYTHSVGLILADISNPFFSRLASGVENALSAAGYGVLLGNSGNTVEEEKRLLRLMSEKQVDAVILASSAGTGEHIREAIGRGLKIILVDSELPDVETDVVAIDNRLAAETAVDHLLDLGHRDIAIVSGPIEASFDRQRLEGYETAFRRRGLTPPADLMLKADSTYEGGRAAVTALLDTGLVPTAFFASNNMMTIGTLAALHDAALAIPETVSVVGFDDLEWYAIFNPRITAVAQPAYAIGRAAAERLLQRIAADEPLPPERFLLETELIVRDSTRPLRTVPDGTPDLKR; from the coding sequence ATGGCTCCCAGACGACCGACGATGCAGGATGTGGCGCGCGAGGCGGGCGTCTCGACCGCGACCGTCTCCCGCGTGTTCGCAGGCCTGAAAGGGTCGACCTCGCGCGAAACCGAAGAGCGGGTCCGCACCGTCGCCTCCCGGCTCGGCTACGTCGTCAACGCGGTCGCCGCCAGCCTTCGGGTGCAATATACCCATTCGGTCGGGCTGATCCTCGCGGACATCTCCAACCCGTTCTTCAGCCGGCTCGCGAGCGGCGTCGAGAATGCGCTGAGCGCCGCCGGCTACGGCGTGCTCCTGGGCAATTCCGGCAATACCGTAGAGGAAGAGAAGCGTCTGCTGCGGCTGATGTCGGAAAAGCAGGTCGATGCCGTCATCCTCGCGAGTTCCGCTGGCACCGGGGAGCATATCCGCGAGGCCATCGGCCGCGGCCTGAAGATCATCCTGGTCGATTCGGAGCTGCCGGACGTCGAGACCGACGTGGTGGCCATCGACAACCGGCTCGCCGCCGAGACGGCCGTCGACCACCTGCTCGATCTCGGTCACCGCGATATCGCCATCGTGTCGGGTCCGATCGAGGCGTCGTTCGACCGCCAGCGCCTAGAGGGCTACGAGACAGCCTTCCGCCGTCGCGGCCTGACGCCGCCCGCCGACCTGATGCTCAAGGCCGATTCCACCTACGAAGGCGGCCGCGCCGCGGTGACGGCGCTGCTCGATACCGGCCTCGTGCCGACGGCGTTCTTCGCCTCCAACAACATGATGACCATCGGCACGCTCGCCGCGTTGCACGATGCCGCGCTCGCCATTCCGGAGACCGTCTCCGTGGTCGGGTTCGACGATCTCGAATGGTATGCGATCTTCAATCCGCGCATCACCGCGGTCGCCCAGCCGGCCTATGCCATCGGCCGGGCGGCGGCTGAGCGGCTGCTGCAGCGGATCGCCGCAGATGAGCCGCTGCCGCCGGAACGCTTCCTGCTCGAAACCGAACTGATCGTGCGCGACAGCACCCGCCCGCTCAGGACCGTTCCCGACGGGACGCCGGACCTGAAGCGCTGA
- a CDS encoding NADAR family protein encodes MRARPVPGDGADGTPMDEIRFYDPRVGAHAALSNLHPRAMVFEGTLYRTPEHAFQVAKAASAEMKAWLAAAPTPELVAVAGDNLVPEDVVPGWEDDQLRVMERIVTAKFTEAEDLKALLLNTGTAKIVEWAPEDGEVARFWGEYKGEGQNWLGRILMDLRERLRAEAA; translated from the coding sequence AGATCCGCTTCTACGATCCGCGCGTCGGCGCCCACGCGGCGCTGAGCAATCTCCATCCGCGAGCGATGGTGTTCGAGGGCACTCTCTATCGCACCCCGGAGCACGCCTTCCAAGTGGCGAAGGCCGCCTCGGCGGAGATGAAGGCTTGGCTCGCCGCCGCCCCGACGCCGGAACTTGTGGCGGTCGCCGGCGACAATCTCGTGCCGGAGGACGTGGTACCGGGGTGGGAGGACGACCAGCTTCGGGTGATGGAGCGGATCGTCACGGCGAAGTTCACCGAGGCCGAAGACCTGAAGGCGCTGCTTCTCAACACCGGCACCGCGAAGATCGTGGAATGGGCGCCGGAGGACGGCGAGGTCGCGCGCTTCTGGGGCGAATACAAGGGCGAAGGGCAGAACTGGCTCGGCCGCATCCTGATGGATTTGCGCGAGCGGCTGAGGGCGGAGGCGGCGTAA
- a CDS encoding amidohydrolase family protein, producing MPEFAVVDAHVHFYDPARLSYPWLDGVPGIKGRHLPPDYADATGAVAVEKLVFVEVDAEERHRFDEARFIAGLAADEPRIAGVVASALVERGRAVEEEIEALKAAAPLRGIRRQIQNRAEPGWCLQPGFVEGVRLLAEHGLPFDICIKNSQLTDATELVRRCPEVTFVLDHIAKPSIAAGEWAPWADDLRAIAALPNVVVKLAGITTEADHAEWTFEAIRPYIDHTVESFGLDRCLFASDWPVMNLSDSFTGWVATLDRIIEGCSEAERRAFYRDNAIRVYRL from the coding sequence ATGCCCGAGTTCGCGGTCGTCGATGCCCACGTCCACTTCTACGATCCGGCGCGGCTCTCCTATCCCTGGCTCGACGGCGTGCCCGGCATCAAGGGGCGCCACCTGCCGCCCGACTATGCCGATGCCACCGGCGCGGTCGCCGTCGAGAAGCTGGTGTTCGTCGAGGTCGATGCCGAGGAGCGCCACCGTTTCGACGAAGCCCGCTTCATCGCCGGCCTCGCCGCGGACGAGCCGCGCATCGCCGGTGTGGTCGCTTCAGCGCTCGTCGAACGCGGCCGTGCCGTCGAGGAGGAGATCGAGGCGCTGAAGGCCGCCGCGCCGCTCCGGGGCATCCGCCGCCAGATCCAGAACCGCGCCGAGCCGGGCTGGTGCCTGCAGCCCGGCTTCGTCGAGGGCGTCCGGCTTCTGGCCGAACACGGCCTGCCGTTCGATATCTGCATCAAGAACAGCCAGCTCACGGATGCCACCGAACTCGTCCGGCGCTGCCCGGAGGTGACGTTCGTGCTCGACCACATCGCCAAGCCGTCGATCGCGGCCGGCGAGTGGGCACCCTGGGCCGATGACCTGCGCGCCATCGCCGCCCTGCCGAACGTCGTGGTCAAGCTGGCCGGCATCACCACCGAGGCCGACCACGCCGAGTGGACGTTCGAAGCCATCCGCCCCTACATCGACCACACCGTCGAAAGCTTCGGGCTCGACCGCTGCCTGTTCGCCAGCGACTGGCCGGTCATGAACCTGTCCGACAGCTTCACCGGCTGGGTTGCGACTCTCGACCGGATTATCGAGGGATGCAGCGAGGCCGAGCGGCGCGCGTTCTATCGCGACAACGCCATCCGGGTTTACCGCCTTTAG